ACCCTTCGCATCGCGGAGAGCTTTCGCCCGAAGGGTATCCAGCGCGCGACGAAAGTCGCAGCCGCGAAGCGGCCGGCGCGTCAGCGCCGAGTGCGCCGATCGCCGCGCACGCCAGGGCGCGAGCCACCGAGGCGAAAGCTCCGCGATGCGGGAGCGGGAGCGCGGGCGAAGGGGGTGGCGGCGGCGCGGTCGAGTCGACACGAGGTCGCGTCGCGAAGCGACGTCTCCGCGCGACTTCTCCCGGCGGGAGAAGGTGGCGGCCGCAGGCCGCCGGATGAGGGCGACGAGCCGCGCCGCCGTCACACGCTCTCGTTCCCCGAGCCAGCTCCCGCGACGGTCCTACATTCGAAAGACGCCGAAGCGAGTCTCTTCCACCGGCGCGTTCTCCGCCGCGGCCAGCGCGAGCGCGAGCACGTCGCGCGTCTGGGCGGGATCGATGATCCCGTCGTCCCAGAGCCGGGCGGTGGCGTAGTACGGGTTCCCTTCGGCCTCGTATTTCT
The Thermoanaerobaculia bacterium DNA segment above includes these coding regions:
- a CDS encoding carboxyl transferase domain-containing protein gives rise to the protein KYEAEGNPYYATARLWDDGIIDPAQTRDVLALALAAAENAPVEETRFGVFRM